In Amaranthus tricolor cultivar Red isolate AtriRed21 chromosome 3, ASM2621246v1, whole genome shotgun sequence, a single window of DNA contains:
- the LOC130807859 gene encoding pentatricopeptide repeat-containing protein At2g01390: MNLHYAYGGIARKFILGKSFYGDCHLWSLVIFIRNDHSLPQRNYRYPSEVPYGGVNRTNKQVEKKNVDRKVYMRDVVREISNILRYNSWDSAQAQLHRLHIKWDSFTVNQVLKTHPPMEKAWLFFNWTSKQKGFKHDQFTYTTMLDIFGEARRINSMKYVFQLMLEKGIKIDAFAYTSMLHWLSNSGDFEGAVRIWKEMRFKCCHPTVVSYTAYMKVLFDNNRVEEATEIYKEMLQSGLKPTCHTYTILMDHLIRFGKCKSALEVFKKMQETGVQPDKATCNILVEQCSKAGEAWAIIQILYYMKDNSLVLRYPIYLQAYETLKMAGETDFLLRLVNPHISVNYDNAEPMGSTETTYDMNKNIDGGLLISFLKKKNFAAFDRLIAGMIQQNLLLAPDLASKIITLNCSSGRIQAAFLVLEYCNKMGIRIEKESFLSLIGVVLRMKDLSKIFLLFEQMIKLDLFPEPEFAPLLIYRLGQARQLDIAVKIFSLFSEEKKTTTLYTALISACFSAGDPDKGIETFKSMKIRGIPGTLGTYDMIIRGLEMSGRVDEAKHYRKEKKSLQRKDSISEAFVMDEKLCNALFAGYLLP, encoded by the exons ATGAATCTACACTATGCTTATGGAGGAATTGCAAGGAAATTTATTTTGGGCAAGTCTTTTTATGGTGATTGCCATTTATGGAGCTTGGTAATATTTATCAGAAATGATCACTCCCTTCCACAACGTAATTATAGATATCCCTCGGAGGTGCCTTATGGAGGCGTGAACAGAACAAACAAACAAGTGGAGAAGAAAAATGTAGACCGAAAAGTATACATGAGAGATGTTGTTAGAGAGATTTCAAACATTTTGAGGTATAACTCATGGGATTCTGCTCAAGCCCAACTACATAGGCTACATATCAAATGGGATTCCTTTACAGTCAATCAAGTTTTGAAAACCCACCCACCAATGGAGAAGGCCTGGTTGTTCTTCAATTGGACTTCAAAACAGAAGGGTTTTAAGCATGACCAGTTTACATACACAACAATGTTGGATATATTTGGAGAGGCACGGAGAATAAATTCGATGAAGTATGTTTTCCAGCTCATGCTGGAGAAAGGGATTAAGATTGATGCCTTTGCTTACACATCGATGCTGCATTGGCTTTCAAACAGCGGTGACTTTGAAGGAGCGGTGAGGATATGGAAGGAGATGAGATTCAAATGTTGTCATCCAACTGTTGTTTCTTATACAGCTTACATGAAAGTTTTATTTGATAATAACCGAGTAGAGGAGGCTACTGAGATTTACAAGGAGATGCTTCAATCTGGCCTTAAACCCACCTGCCACACTTACACAATCTTGATGGATCATCTTATCCGTTTTG GAAAATGCAAATCAGCTCTAGAAGTGTTCAAGAAAATGCAAGAGACTGGGGTGCAACCTGACAAGGCTACGTGCAATATTTTGGTAGAGCAATGTAGCAAAGCAGGGGAAGCATGGGCAATTATACAAATTCTTTATTACATGAAAGATAATTCGCTTGTTCTTCGCTATCCTATATATCTTCAGGCATATGAAACTCTAAAAATGGCTGGTGAGACTGACTTCCTTCTTCGCCTAGTTAATCCCCATATCTCTGTTAACTATGATAACGCTGAACCCATGGGATCAACAGAAACTACATATGATATGAACAAAAACATAGATGGGGGCCTTCTGATATCATttctaaaaaagaaaaactttgCCGCCTTTGATCGCCTAATTGCTGGAATGATACAACAGAATTTGTTATTAGCCCCTGATCTTGCTTCTAAAATCATTACATTGAATTGCTCTTCAGGCAGGATACAAGCAGCTTTTTTGGTCTTAGAGTATTGTAATAAAATGGGAATTCGCATTGAAAAAGAATCATTTCTATCATTAATTGGAGTTGTTCTTAGAATGAAAGATTTGTCAAAGATTTTTCtgctctttgagcaaatgattAAATTAGATTTGTTTCCGGAACCAGAATTTGCACCCCTTTTAATTTATAGGCTCGGGCAAGCCAGACAACTTGACATTGCTGTAAAAATATTCAGTTTGTTTTCTGAAGAGAAGAAGACCACTACGTTATATACTGCTTTAATTAGTGCCTGTTTCTCGGCTGGAGATCCTGATAAAGGAATCGAAACGTTCAAGTCCATGAAAATAAGAGGAATTCCGGGTACTTTAGGGACATACGATATGATCATAAGAGGTCTAGAAATGTCCGGTAGAGTCGATGAGGCAAAGCACTAtaggaaggaaaagaaaagcTTGCAGAGGAAAGATAGTATCTCAGAAGCATTTGTTATGGATGAAAAATTATGTAATGCTTTGTTTGCAGGGTATCTGTTACCATGA